Genomic DNA from Streptomyces sp. GS7:
ATTCTCGACCGTGCGGTTCGCGGCGATCAGCTCCTGGTTGCCGTCCCGCAGCGAAGCCGCCAGCGCGCTGTTCGCGTCCGCGCGCGCCCGGGCGACCTCCCGTTCCGTGTACGCACGGGCATCCGCCTCGAACCGCACCCGGTCCCGCTGCGCCTCGGCCAGCGTGCGCAGCCGGTACGCCTCCGCGTCCGCCGGCCGCCGTATCTCGGCCTCCAGCCGCCTGGCGGCCAGCGCCGCCTGCCGCTCCGCCAGTGCCGTCTGCTCCTCGATGACCTCGTGCGAGGCCCTGGCCTGCGCCAACGGACCGGCCTGCGCCGCCCGCGCGTTGTACTGCTCGGTCTCCGCCAGGAACCCGGCCCGCTTGATCGCGGTGTCCCGCTCGTACTGCGCCTTCAGCGCCGCCGCCTGCTGCTCCCGCTCGGTCGCCTCCTGATCCGCCTTGGCCTGTGCGATCCGCGCGGCGCTGGCCACCGCCGCGGCATGCGGCGCGGCGAGATTGGTGATGTAGCCGGAGGTGTCGCCGATCTCCTGGATCTGCAACGCGTCGACGACGATCCCGAGCTTCTCCATCTCCGAGTGGCTGCCCTCCTTGACCTCCTGCGCGACCCGGTCCCGCTCGCGGATGATCTGCTCGACGGTCAGCCCGCCGACGATCGAGCGCAGATGGCCGGCGAAGATCCGCCCCACCAGCTCCTCCATGCTCCGCTGCTCGTCCAGGAAGCGCCGGGCGGCATTGGCGATGGACGCCTGATCGTCACCGACCTTGAACACGGCCACCGCCCGTACGGCGAGCCGGATCCCCTGCTGGGTGACGCAGTCCTCGGAGATCTCCGACTCCCGCAACGACAGCGACAGCACGCTGGCCTTCTGCTTGACGGGCATCACCCAGCACCCATGGCCGGTGACGATACGGAATTGCGCGTCCCCGGCCCGGCGCTTCGAACCGGAGATCAACAGCGCCTCATTGGGCGCCGGTACATGCCAGAACAACATCGCAAGGCTCCTGGTCTCGTCGGACCGGCCTCGGTCGGGGCGGGTGCACGGGGCGGTGCGGAAGGGCGCGCGGATGCCGCGCGCAGGGCGGTCAGGCGGCGGGCAGCGGCACGACGATCACCGACCGCGCCGAGGTCCGGTCCGTCACGATCACCTGCGTGTGCCGGGCGATGGGCCGGCCGCCGGACCAGGCCGCGAACGCCTCGCTCCCGCCCCGTACGGGCAGCAGCACCTCGCCCGGTCCGTCGCTCGGGATCGAGACGGTCACCCGACCGATCACCCCGATCGGATTGAAGTCCACCTCATCCGTCGCGCTCACCCGAGCTCTCCGTTCTCGCCCGAAACCGTGACCATGACGCGAACCCGTCCCCGGCGCGGAAACCGGCCGTTTCCACACTTCAACGGTACTCCGGCCGGGCCCCGCGCAGGCCCGGCCGGACGGCGTCCCGACGCTGCGCCACGGCCCTCCCGGAGCGGGCGACGATCACGACGCCGGCGGTCCCCGGCCGTGCGCCGCGGCGGCCCCCGTGATCACCGCCCGCCGTTCACCGAGCGCGCGCGGCGGCACCGTACCGCGGCCGGCGGTGCCGCCGACGCACCGTCAATGGTGGACGACCGGCCGCAACGGGCCGCGCGGCGCCGAGAGTTCGATGGAGAGGGACGGACCGGGCATCGGCCGGCGGGACGGCAGGACATCCGGCGCCCGGTGTGGACGCAGCGCCGCCAGCGCGGTTTCCGTCTCCTCCATCAGCGCGCGGTAGGAGACCAGCCGCTGCCACTCCGGATCGGCGACTCCGGGCACCGTGGCGGACCGCTCCGCCCAGATCTTCACCAGGCCCGCGTACACGGGCGTCTGTCTCAGGACTTCCGCGTTGATCCGTACCTCCGCGTTGATCCGCGGCGGTACGGGGACGGGACCCGGAGCCGGGAGCGGCGGGTGGTGCATCACGGGGCTGGGGACGAAGGCGGTCTGACCGTGACCGGCGACAGTGACGGACGAGGGAGCACTCATGGCCGTAGAAACGATTCACTCCATCAGATGGTCACTGCAGACACCCTGGAGCACCTTCGGATGCTTCCCCGCATAACACCCCAAAGCTCCGTCCCCTTTGCAGGGAATATCACCTCTTACAGTGATCTCTCATCGATAACCGGACCAACATCGGCTATAAAACGTTGTCGCTGACATGGAACCGAGGGAGTTGTGGGAGCGCCACGCGGTACTCGCCCAGGCGTTTTGCAGCAGCGATGACGAGGTCCGCCGGACGCAAGGACTCCTCGACGAGGCCGAGGCGCGCCGCTCGCGGACCCTGGCCGCCTTCGCGGTGACCGTGGGCAGCGACGAGGTGGTGGCCGACCTGCTCGGACTCGACGCCCGCGAAGTGCGCCTGGCCCGCCGCACGGTCGGCAAGGACGACGCCCGCGCCGTGGCCAAGAGCCTGCTGGAGGAGTCCGCCCGCGAACGCCGCCCCGCCCCACCGGCCGAAGCTCCACAACCGGAGCCGGTGCTGTCCGCCGCGACGAGCGCCGCCGCATCCACCCCCAGCTCCGCAGCCGCCACCGCCAGAAGAGTCATGGCGGGTGCCGCAAGCGGCAGCCGCACGGGAACGTTCGCCGCCGGCCCGCCCACCGCCCCGCCCACCCCCGCCGACTCCGCCTCCTACGTCCCGCCCCGCCCCACCCAGCAGCCGTACGCCGCCGCCATGCACACCCCCGCCCCGGAACCGTCCTGGTCGCCCGCCCTGGACGCGGTCCTCGTGAACAGCCGGCACAGCGGCGTGGACCTCGGCGCGCTCGCCGCCGAACTCGGCCTGGACGTCTCCATCCTGGCCGCCCGCGCCCATCAACTCGCCTCCGAGCCACGCCTGCACCACCGCCCGCCCTCGGACCGCATCGGCCGCCACCGCCGGATGACCGACGTCCCGCCCGTCCAGCAGCCCGACACCACCTCGCTGCCCCGTCAGGAACATCCGCCACTCCCGCCCTACGAGCCGCAGACCCCCTGGATGCCGCAGCAGCACACCGCCCCCTGGACACCGCACGATCCGCATGCCGCGTGGACACCCCAGCCGGCGCCGGTGCCCTCGCCCCCCACCTGGGATCCCAGCGCCGTCACTGTCACCCAGCACGACTGGGACGGCATCCTCAGCCAGTGGGAGGCCGCCAGCACGCCGTATCCCTCGACCCCCGGCCAGCCCGGCCCCTGACGGCGGTGGGGGCGCGGTGCCCCGTCGCACCGCCGTCGACCCGCGTCCGCCCATCGCCTAGAGTGGTCCCGAGCCGTGACTGGCGCTTGGGTGGAGTACCACCGGGGAGCGGCTCGGCCTCCGTGGTCCCTGCCGTGCGCCTGGGCGATTCCCCGCGACGCTCAGGAGCAGCCCATGCCGCAGACCACCGCACCCACCGCTCGCCTGATGGACGGCAGCGCACTCGCCCGCCGGATGGTCGAGCAGGCCGCCGAGCGCGCCGCGGCCCTCACCCGGCAGACCGGCCAGGCCCCGTGTCTGGCCACCGTGCTGGTCGGTGAGGATCCGGCCTCCGTGACCTATGTGCGGATGAAGCGCGCCCGCTGCGAGAAGGCCGGCATCCGCTCCCGGCACATCGCGCTGCCGGCCGCCACCACGACGGCCCAGCTGGTCGACACGATCGGCGAGCTGTCGGACGACCCCGGCGTCCACGGGATCCTGCTCCAGCACCCGGCAGGTCCGCACATCGACGAGCGCGCCGCCTTCGAGGCGATCGCCCCCGCCAAGGACGTCGACGGCGTGACCTTCCACTCCTTCGCCGGGATGAGCTTCGGCCTGGACGGCTTCGCGTCCTGCACACCCGGCGGCATCATGCGGCTCCTGGACCACTACGACGTCGACCTGACCGGCAAGCACGCCGTCGTCGTCGGCCGCAGCGCGATCCTCGGCAAGCCCGTGGGAATGCTGCTGCTCGGCCGCGACGCCACCGTCACCTACTGCCACTCCCGCACCACCGACCTCGCCGCCGTCACGCGGGAGGCCGATGTCCTGATCGCCGCGGTGGGCCGCCCCCGCTTCCTCCACGGGGACCACATCAAGCCCGGCGCGGTCGTCATCGACGCCGGCTACAACCCCGGCAACGTCGGCGATGTCGACTTCGACTCGGCGGTCACCCGCGCGAGCCTGCTCACGCCGGTCCCCGGCGGCGTCGGCCCGATGACCATCGCCACCCTCCTCACCCAGACCGTCGACGCGGCGGCCAGGCAACTGGGGGCGACGGCCCTCTGACAAGGGCTGACCAGGAGCGGGAGACGGGACTCGCGGCGGCGACGCCCCGGCGCCGTGGGTTCCGGGCCCGCGGCGGGGATACCGGCCGCTCGGGGCGCAACCTTCCGTCAGGACACCTTCAGGACACCTTGACCGTCACCCGCCAGGTGACGACCACGTGCGGGCAGACGTGCCCGTGACCGGCGCGGCAGGTGCGCCGCGCGCTGAGCCCGGCCGTTCCGCGGTGGCCGGCGCGGAAACGGCCGCCGGCGTCGCCGGTCGGTGTCGTGCCCCCGTCGGTCTGCCGCAGGACCGCGGAGTCGCCGGACCTCGGGGCGCTCCAGAAGAACGTGACGCCATGAGTGCGGCGGCCGTTGAGCCGGACGGTGACCGTCTCTCCGGGGTGCACGGTGACGGTGTGCCCGTTGTCGGCGCCGGTCAGCACTCTGCCCCTGCCGATGGGGACGGGGGCCAGGTGCGGTGGCCGTGCGGTGGTGGAGCCGGTGGCCGCGGGAGCCGCGGCGGCTCCCGTAGCCAGCACCGGTCCCGCGCCGAGCGCCAGTCCCGCGACGCAGGTGGCGGCCAGATATCGCACGGTCTTCATAGCTCTCCCAATGTCCCTGCAGTGCCTGCCACTTGAGCGGGGTCATGCTCCCATCGCGGGGCGAACCTTCGGTATCAGTGAAAAGAGTGAAAAGAGAGGGAATCGGGAGGCCTCGGCCGGATCCGGCAACGGGGCACCGAAGCCACGACCCGGACGACGAGGGCATGTTGTGGCAACTGGGGTCCGTGGCACCTCCCTGCGCGGGCTGAGCG
This window encodes:
- a CDS encoding bifunctional 5,10-methylenetetrahydrofolate dehydrogenase/5,10-methenyltetrahydrofolate cyclohydrolase; the encoded protein is MPQTTAPTARLMDGSALARRMVEQAAERAAALTRQTGQAPCLATVLVGEDPASVTYVRMKRARCEKAGIRSRHIALPAATTTAQLVDTIGELSDDPGVHGILLQHPAGPHIDERAAFEAIAPAKDVDGVTFHSFAGMSFGLDGFASCTPGGIMRLLDHYDVDLTGKHAVVVGRSAILGKPVGMLLLGRDATVTYCHSRTTDLAAVTREADVLIAAVGRPRFLHGDHIKPGAVVIDAGYNPGNVGDVDFDSAVTRASLLTPVPGGVGPMTIATLLTQTVDAAARQLGATAL
- a CDS encoding SPFH domain-containing protein, with translation MLFWHVPAPNEALLISGSKRRAGDAQFRIVTGHGCWVMPVKQKASVLSLSLRESEISEDCVTQQGIRLAVRAVAVFKVGDDQASIANAARRFLDEQRSMEELVGRIFAGHLRSIVGGLTVEQIIRERDRVAQEVKEGSHSEMEKLGIVVDALQIQEIGDTSGYITNLAAPHAAAVASAARIAQAKADQEATEREQQAAALKAQYERDTAIKRAGFLAETEQYNARAAQAGPLAQARASHEVIEEQTALAERQAALAARRLEAEIRRPADAEAYRLRTLAEAQRDRVRFEADARAYTEREVARARADANSALAASLRDGNQELIAANRTVENLPALAEAAAKGISGSRLTVLNGTDGVNDIVSGIVGQGLAILGSLKTVTGTERGAGAAGAAVPGEVSGPEGGARTTAEAPSGDGAGSPVMPVGPGRRPEPTDATTRRDG